GGGTGCGCTGGTGCTGGGCGCCGTGGTGTTCTTCACCGCGTTCAACCTGCTGGAGGCTTCGCTGCCCTCGCTGATCAGCAAGGTGGCCCCGGCCGGCGGCAAGGGCACGGCGATGGGCGTGTACTCCACCAGCCAGTTCCTCGGCGCGGCCCTGGGTGGCATCCTCGGCGGCTGGCTGTACCAGCACTACAGCCTGTCGGGCGTGTTCCTCGGCTGCGCCGTGCTGGCCCTGCTTTGGCTGGTCTTTGCTGTTACTATGCGCGAACCGCCTTATGTCACCAGCCTGCGCCTGCCGCTTTCAGCGGCGGCATTGCAAGAAGCGGGGCTGGCCGAGCGATTACTGGCAGTGCCTGGAGTGGCGGATGCCGTGGTGGTGGCCGACGAGGCCGCCATCTATATCAAAGTGGATACCCAACAATTGGATCGCATGTCCCTGGAGCGCCTGATCAATTCGGCGCCGGCGACGTGCTGAAAGCCTAGGAGAACGTTATGGCCCGTGGGGTTAACAAAGTCATTCTGGTCGGTACCTGCGGACAGGACCCGGAAACCCGCTACCTGCCCAGCGGCAACGCGGTCACCAACCTGAGCCTGGCCACCAGCGAGCAGTGGACCGACAAGCAGACCGGGCAGAAGGTCGAGAAGACCGAGTGGCACCGCGTGTCGCTGTTCGGCAAGGTCGCCGAGATCGCCGGCGAGTACCTGCGCAAGGGCTCCCAGGTGTACATCGAGGGCAAGCTGCAGACCCGCGAGTGGGAAAAGGACGGCGTCAAGCGCTACACCACCGAAGTCATCGTCGACATGCAGGGCACCATGCAGC
The genomic region above belongs to Pseudomonas benzenivorans and contains:
- a CDS encoding single-stranded DNA-binding protein, which translates into the protein MARGVNKVILVGTCGQDPETRYLPSGNAVTNLSLATSEQWTDKQTGQKVEKTEWHRVSLFGKVAEIAGEYLRKGSQVYIEGKLQTREWEKDGVKRYTTEVIVDMQGTMQLLGGRPSGDSGDSAPRQQRPAPQRAPQQQAPRPAAQQPAQPAADFDSFDDDIPF